A section of the Falco peregrinus isolate bFalPer1 chromosome 3, bFalPer1.pri, whole genome shotgun sequence genome encodes:
- the PERM1 gene encoding PGC-1 and ERR-induced regulator in muscle protein 1 — protein sequence MDNFEYSIQLNDRDWAEFFLASEECNLAPAALATAEEQCLSDIEQGDGVPGRDCRASTNGQITVRVGSRPGPGTGSSVPRGVPGDASLRWPAGGHLSLPELLSGSEDEADLGSVGRFLCESDKPSCPLIAPMPSTQGRQPPCPPAATLAGPTDGTAESSSGQDAACEAAALQLASASEKGAASNSQAMEPPSHPAGTSGPEQGRDAGGQQPYGSPVVAQPGTATQGRSLALAASPEGSARKSPSNTSRSESGLRGPLRDHPPSPALETAPRAPSCPAQEEASRERAAAEPSSPAGSPEVVRPKVPGQLRKSRKQRGASATEAAQRDRETAGTAAQGTVVPIKAPLSSPLSSRKSKGKEKAAKPAPVKLGSEEAGESKRSVPSPGVDEGDPAAGAPPKQKAKEPGAQPLGKAKATKHSKPGQAGALGVCDDVLAIPASEAMAPLGAACQEIPGKPLPPKSVAASGGDAADGAHGEPAAEIPGQLAPPCFAAGASAGRDTLDVSWPEMYEYLFCDSQGEEEGVENSVEGEKAPLEREMSLPELYEYFFNEPEGNRKKVKSKDRRRKKFSSLDHARLQKEDSNSAPVKDSLVISVPEVYEHFFPDRPGNRAGWRQIFSITPTSEVRKAVGAFKSFLQRPMHLIRGQAPAPQSFVQRGSGEKLPLVPLGRGQARSETLDMALALTGRPEAPLALTHKDMCLVFCAFASWAVKTSDLQSPDAWKTMFLASFGTLSAIRYFRRQVREGHLRT from the exons atGGACAACTTTGAGTACAGCATCCAGCTGAATGACAGGGACTGGGCTGAGTTCTTCTTGGCGTCGGAAGAATGCAACCTAGCACCAGCCGCCCTGGCCACGGCTGAGGAGCAGTGTCTCAGTGACATTGAACAAGGGGACGGCGTGCCGGGGAGGGACTGCCGTGCCAGCACAAATGGGCAGATCACAGTGAGGGTGGGCAGCAGGCCAGGGCCTGGCACAGGGAGCTCTGTCCCACGTGGGGTGCCTGGAGACGCCTCCCTGCGCTGGCCTGCTGGTGGGCATCTCTCCCTGCCGGAGCTTCTCTCGGGCAGCGAGGACGAAGCGGACCTGGGCTCGGTCGGCAGGTTTCTGTGTGAGAGCGACAAGCCCAGCTGCCCTTTGATTGCTCCAATGCCCAGCACGCAGGGGAGGCAGcccccctgtccccctgcagccaccctTGCTGGCCCCACTGACGGCACAGCCGAGAGCAGCTCAGGACAGGACGCAGCAtgtgaagcagcagcactgcagttgGCATCAGCATCGGAGAAAGGAGCAGCCAGCAACAGTCAGGCCATGGAGCCTCCCAGCCACCCGGCTGGAACGAGCGGCCCTGAACAGggaagggatgcaggagggcagcagcccTATGGCAGCCCAGTGGTAGCACAACCGGGGACGGCAACGCAAGGCAGGTCGCTGGCACTGGCTGCCTCCCCAGAGGGTTCAGCGAGGAAAAGTCCTAGCAACACTTCCCGCTCGGAGTCTGGGCTACGGGGACCTCTGCGTGACCATCCCCCAAGCCCTGCCCTGGAGACTGCGCCCAGAGCGCCCAGCTGCCCAGCGCAGGAGGAGGCGAGCAGGGAGAGAGCGGCTGCCGAGCCGAGCTCCCCGGCTGGCTCCCCGGAGGTCGTGAGGCCCAAGGtgccaggacagctgagaaAGAGCCGCAAGCAACGTGGAGCCAGTGCCACAGAGGCAgcccagagggacagggagacTGCAGGGACTGCAGCGCAGGGGACCGTGGTACCCATAAAGGCACCTTTAAGCTCGCCACTGTCCTCACGAAAGagcaaagggaaggagaaggcagccAAGCCAGCTCCTGTGAAGCTGGGGAGCGAGGAGGCAGGGGAGAGCAAACGGTcagtgcccagccctggtgTGGATGAGGGTGATCCAGCCGCGGGCGCTCCCCCGAAGCAGAAGGCAAAGGAGCCAGGGGCACAGCCCCTGGGAAAGGCGAAGGCCACCAAGCATTCAAAGCCAGGGCAGGCTGGTGCCTTGGGTGTGTGTGACGATGTGCTGGCGATCCCTGCCAGTGAAGCCATGGCTCCTTTGGGAGCGGCATGCCAGGAGATACCAGGGAAGCCTCTCCCTCCCAAGAGTGTGGCAGCTTctggaggagatgctgctgaCGGAGCTCATGGAGAGCCTGCAGCTGAgatccctgggcagctggccCCCCCGTGCTTTGCAGCTGGGGCCTCTGCAGGGAGAGACACCCTGGACGTGAGTTGGCCTGAGATGTATGAGTATTTGTTCTGTGACTCccaaggggaagaagaaggagtgGAGAACTCAGTGGAGGGGGAGAAAGCACCCTTGGAAAGGGAAATGTCCCTGCCTGAACtgtatgaatattttttcaatgaaccagaaggaaacaggaaaaaagtcaagAGTAAAGACAGGAGGCGAAAGAAGTTCAGCAGCTTGGACCACGCTCGGCTGCAAAAGGAGGACTCCAACTCAGCTCCAGTCAAAGACTCCCTGGTTATCTCAGTCCCTGAGGTGTATGAACACTTCTTTCCAGACAGGCCTGGGAACAGGGCAGGCTGGAGGCAGATTTTCTCAATCACTCCAACCTCCGAGGTGAGGAAGGCCGTAGGGGCTTTTAAGTCCTTCCTGCAAAGGCCAATGCATCTCATCAGAGGCCAGGCCCCTGCCCCCCAGTCCTTTGTGCAGAGAGGATCTGGAGAGAAGCTCCCCCTCGTCCCACTGGGAAGAGGCCAGGCACGGTCAGAAACGTTGGACATGGCCCTTGCACTGACAG GGAGGCCTGAGGCTCCGCTGGCACTGACCCACAAAGACATGTGCCTTGTCTTCTGTGCCTTTGCGTCCTGGGCAGTGAAGACCTCTGACCTGCAGTCTCCGGATGCCTGGAAGACCA TGTTCCTGGCAAGTTTTGGCACGCTTTCTGCTATCCGCTACTTCCGAAGGCAGGTCAGAGAAGGACACCTCCGGACCTAG